Proteins encoded together in one Candidatus Nitrosocaldus cavascurensis window:
- a CDS encoding HpcH/HpaI aldolase/citrate lyase family protein — MTIAGRLIRTLLFVPGNNPRFIEKAKTLRADIICLDLEDSVPMDEKDRARTMVRDAIKARKDYASELYIRVNSPDSGLIKDDLKVVDEGLDGIVIPKVNEAREVTKVAEVLDELEKKYGIGKNIEIMPSIESARGVVNAYSIASSSDRVSALIFGVFDFMHDMGLEYAEDAIGFNYARAKIPVDARAAGVYAIDGIWQAVDDVDGLIRDAMLGMRLGYKGKSIIHPRQIEPVHKVFVPSKDEIEWARKVVVALEEAMKQGRGAVRLEGRMVDAVHYKRAKALLEAIGSSTD; from the coding sequence ATGACCATAGCAGGTAGGCTGATAAGGACACTGCTCTTCGTGCCAGGTAACAACCCAAGGTTCATAGAGAAGGCAAAGACCCTAAGGGCAGATATAATATGCTTGGACCTTGAGGATTCTGTACCAATGGATGAGAAGGATAGGGCAAGGACAATGGTAAGGGATGCTATAAAGGCTAGGAAGGATTACGCATCTGAACTATACATTAGAGTGAACTCGCCAGATTCAGGACTGATTAAGGATGATCTGAAGGTAGTTGATGAGGGGCTTGATGGTATAGTTATACCCAAGGTTAATGAGGCAAGGGAGGTTACAAAGGTAGCAGAGGTGCTTGATGAACTTGAGAAGAAGTATGGTATAGGAAAGAACATAGAGATCATGCCATCTATAGAGAGTGCAAGGGGTGTTGTTAATGCATACAGTATAGCATCTTCAAGTGATAGGGTCTCAGCCTTAATATTTGGTGTATTCGACTTTATGCATGATATGGGGCTAGAGTATGCTGAGGATGCTATAGGCTTCAACTATGCTAGAGCAAAGATCCCTGTTGATGCTAGAGCAGCAGGTGTATATGCAATAGATGGTATATGGCAGGCAGTTGATGATGTGGATGGGCTAATAAGGGATGCTATGCTAGGGATGAGGCTAGGCTACAAGGGGAAAAGCATAATACACCCAAGGCAGATAGAGCCTGTACATAAGGTCTTCGTGCCAAGCAAGGATGAGATTGAGTGGGCAAGGAAGGTTGTAGTAGCGTTGGAGGAGGCTATGAAGCAAGGGCGAGGTGCTGTTAGGCTTGAAGGCAGGATGGTTGATGCTGTACACTACAAGAGGGCAAAGGCACTACTGGAGGCTATAGGTAGCAGCACAGACTGA
- a CDS encoding zinc-binding dehydrogenase, producing MKAAVFREHSKDPRQVVKIEDIDVPKIKANEVLIKVEAAAYNYNDLWAIWGEPIKVPMPHISGSDAAGTVVEVGEEVTRFKKGDRVVSHSNISCRKCDLCISGREYDCNERLVWGFQTGPLDGAYAEYTKLPEVNVVKLPDNVSFTDAAAVSMVGMTSWHMLVGRARIHPGQTVLIMGGTSGVGSIGIQIAKLFNCTVIATAGSDEKMEVCRKLGADYVVNHREPDWARKVREYTNKQGVDVVFEHIGKSVFLDEVKLLKMGGTLVTTGATTGYDAQLDLRYLFFKGLNLLGSTQGTRAELSEVIYWVSKGKIKPYVHDVLPFSRMVEGHVMMMENKIIGKLVTTPSKL from the coding sequence ATGAAGGCAGCAGTATTCAGGGAACACAGTAAGGATCCAAGACAGGTTGTTAAGATAGAGGATATAGATGTGCCGAAGATAAAGGCTAATGAAGTGCTCATAAAGGTTGAGGCAGCAGCCTACAACTACAACGATCTCTGGGCTATATGGGGTGAACCAATAAAGGTTCCCATGCCCCACATCTCTGGAAGTGATGCTGCTGGTACAGTTGTTGAGGTTGGTGAAGAGGTAACAAGGTTCAAGAAGGGAGATAGGGTAGTGTCACACTCAAACATATCATGCAGGAAGTGTGATCTCTGCATCTCTGGCAGGGAGTATGACTGCAATGAGAGGCTTGTATGGGGCTTCCAGACTGGTCCTCTAGATGGTGCATACGCTGAGTACACAAAACTGCCAGAGGTCAACGTAGTCAAGTTGCCAGATAATGTATCCTTCACCGATGCTGCAGCAGTATCCATGGTTGGGATGACCTCATGGCACATGCTTGTAGGTAGGGCAAGGATACATCCAGGGCAGACTGTGCTTATAATGGGAGGTACTAGTGGTGTTGGGAGTATAGGCATACAGATAGCCAAGCTATTCAACTGCACAGTTATAGCAACTGCAGGGAGCGATGAGAAGATGGAGGTTTGTAGGAAACTAGGGGCAGATTACGTTGTTAACCATAGAGAGCCAGATTGGGCAAGGAAGGTTAGGGAGTATACGAACAAGCAGGGAGTTGATGTTGTATTTGAGCATATAGGCAAATCAGTATTCCTTGATGAGGTTAAGTTGCTTAAGATGGGTGGTACGCTTGTAACCACTGGAGCAACAACAGGCTATGATGCACAGTTGGACCTAAGATACCTCTTCTTCAAGGGTCTAAACCTTCTTGGCTCAACACAAGGTACAAGGGCAGAACTGAGCGAGGTTATATACTGGGTCTCAAAGGGCAAGATAAAGCCGTATGTGCATGATGTACTCCCATTCAGCAGGATGGTTGAGGGGCATGTGATGATGATGGAGAATAAGATAATAGGCAAGTTGGTAACAACACCATCCAAACTCTAA
- a CDS encoding Lrp/AsnC ligand binding domain-containing protein, whose product MPTAYVLINCDLGAEEEIIKEIRKIPEAREVAGVYGVYDIVAKIESDSMDKLREIITWKIRRIDKVRSTLTMIVIEGQGQQVKK is encoded by the coding sequence ATGCCAACTGCATATGTGTTAATAAACTGCGATCTAGGAGCAGAGGAGGAGATAATAAAGGAGATAAGGAAGATACCAGAGGCAAGGGAGGTTGCTGGAGTATATGGTGTGTATGATATAGTGGCAAAGATAGAGTCTGATTCGATGGACAAGTTGAGGGAGATAATAACGTGGAAGATAAGGAGGATAGACAAGGTAAGATCAACGTTAACTATGATAGTTATAGAGGGCCAAGGGCAGCAGGTTAAGAAGTGA
- a CDS encoding GTP cyclohydrolase IIa produces MIQITLIRLEGYGPWTATLGSDREHRLQILQSRLYSDMQEQFSKRNGLVFFNRFDEMFAVSNGISVEEHRSILDAITTSYDLNISMRIGIADTPYKAHKSAKMASSAVGRGLFVADDPNKLEGDGLVQIMHIDVDGSTTDVSSRLLPYQISLLVTRLHIEIAERFLEKGSLTFFLGGDNFMVVSSRLGKREVEEAIRDVMTKTSVRLKCGIGIARDARSAAMLATRALDSIREMRKSMDGSKSKSKRIDIMQEDKSQVLPVDNVVELSCL; encoded by the coding sequence ATGATACAGATCACACTCATAAGGCTTGAGGGTTATGGACCATGGACAGCAACCCTTGGGAGTGATAGGGAGCATAGACTACAGATACTCCAATCAAGACTATATAGTGATATGCAGGAGCAGTTCTCAAAGAGGAATGGTCTAGTATTCTTCAATAGGTTCGATGAGATGTTCGCTGTGAGCAATGGGATAAGCGTAGAGGAGCATAGGAGCATTCTAGATGCTATAACAACCTCATACGATCTTAACATAAGCATGAGGATAGGCATTGCAGATACCCCTTACAAGGCACATAAGAGTGCAAAGATGGCAAGTAGTGCAGTAGGTAGAGGTTTGTTTGTAGCAGATGATCCCAATAAATTAGAAGGTGATGGGTTGGTGCAGATAATGCATATAGATGTTGATGGCTCAACAACTGATGTAAGTTCTAGGCTCTTACCATATCAGATATCATTGCTGGTTACGAGGCTACATATTGAGATTGCTGAGAGGTTCTTGGAGAAGGGATCGTTAACATTCTTCTTGGGCGGGGATAACTTCATGGTAGTATCTAGTAGGTTAGGGAAGAGGGAGGTGGAAGAGGCTATTAGAGATGTTATGACAAAGACCTCTGTGAGGCTTAAATGTGGAATAGGCATTGCTAGGGATGCAAGGAGTGCTGCCATGCTTGCAACTAGAGCACTCGATAGCATAAGGGAGATGAGGAAGAGTATGGATGGGAGCAAGAGTAAGAGTAAGAGGATTGATATCATGCAAGAAGATAAGAGTCAGGTTCTTCCTGTTGATAATGTGGTTGAGTTGAGTTGCTTATAA
- a CDS encoding amidohydrolase family protein — protein MLIRIRNISMLYGSDLEFLERASITVDDCTGLIKDVDVIVDDDNNGRQSNSNDSDTSYVDADYSIDCEGLLMIPSFINAHTHIADSIAKDVTYNLGFNESIHPVFGVKSRVLSKSMSKHIMHFIRSSALAMLSKGITTFIDFREQGLNGVNMLRESMDGLAMRYLALGRVEHYSYAGDDEPLPDNAIEEALNVVGVADGFGLSGANEYSRKALEQLALIAISRGKVFGMHACESEESKAYSMERFGMSEVSRILSITRPDFLVHMTVASNDELMLAASKRIGIVVCPRANAVLGVGMPRVWDMLRFGCSVAIGTDNVMLNSPDLFREMDYLWKVSRLMYKSDKGRGIDAREIIKMVTVNPARIFRLNRLGYLAEGMYADALFIDKYSLDIMPMHNPYTAIVHRADVSSIRAVMLNGRVVHGRL, from the coding sequence TTGCTTATAAGGATAAGGAATATCAGTATGCTATATGGTAGCGATCTTGAGTTCCTTGAAAGGGCAAGCATAACAGTGGATGATTGCACTGGCTTAATCAAGGATGTTGATGTTATTGTTGATGATGATAATAATGGAAGACAGTCCAACTCCAACGATTCTGATACTTCTTATGTTGATGCTGATTATAGCATAGACTGTGAGGGCTTGCTAATGATACCATCATTCATAAACGCACATACCCATATAGCAGATTCAATAGCAAAGGATGTAACATACAACCTAGGGTTCAACGAGAGCATACATCCAGTATTTGGTGTGAAGAGTAGGGTGCTGAGCAAGAGTATGAGCAAGCATATAATGCACTTCATAAGATCCTCAGCACTAGCAATGCTAAGCAAAGGGATCACAACGTTCATAGACTTTAGGGAGCAAGGGCTGAACGGTGTGAATATGCTAAGGGAGAGTATGGATGGTTTAGCGATGAGGTATCTTGCACTGGGCAGGGTTGAGCACTACAGCTATGCAGGGGATGATGAACCTCTTCCAGATAATGCTATTGAAGAGGCTTTGAATGTTGTAGGTGTAGCAGATGGATTTGGATTGAGTGGGGCGAATGAGTATAGTAGAAAGGCGCTGGAGCAGTTAGCACTTATAGCAATATCAAGGGGCAAGGTATTCGGCATGCATGCATGCGAATCAGAGGAGTCAAAGGCATACTCTATGGAGAGGTTTGGCATGAGCGAGGTTAGCAGGATACTAAGCATAACAAGACCAGACTTTCTAGTGCATATGACAGTTGCAAGCAATGATGAACTCATGCTTGCAGCATCCAAGCGTATAGGTATAGTTGTATGCCCAAGGGCAAATGCTGTACTAGGTGTAGGGATGCCAAGGGTATGGGATATGCTCAGGTTTGGATGCTCTGTTGCAATAGGCACTGATAACGTTATGCTCAACTCTCCAGATCTCTTCAGGGAGATGGATTATCTATGGAAGGTCTCAAGGCTCATGTACAAAAGCGATAAGGGTAGAGGCATAGATGCTAGAGAGATCATCAAGATGGTTACTGTTAACCCAGCAAGGATATTTAGGCTAAACAGGTTAGGATACCTTGCTGAAGGAATGTATGCAGATGCACTGTTCATAGACAAGTATAGCCTTGATATAATGCCTATGCACAACCCATACACTGCAATAGTGCATAGAGCAGATGTATCAAGCA
- a CDS encoding aminotransferase class V-fold PLP-dependent enzyme: protein MDPDSIKRDFPRMRGIYLNNASSAPVPFIAIKAVTDFLISYDEYGPDSNASASMLDELLSRARKEVARLINCREDEIIFTQSTTHAINIVANSLKIGKGDAIVIRDGEHEHPANHYAWLRLRDGRGVTIRTLNLKDEDGSIDVEELEKIVNSEGIRLVALSHVLFNTGLILPVEEVSKVLRDSDRRIHLFVDAAQSVGCMDVDVKRLGCSFIAFPSSKWLCAPPGLGILYCSRDAWDDIEPLYVGGESAFIHDGLCYREMPYRMQAGFRGYALLAGLLTALQYINSIGIAKIRNWNMHLAGMIREELQNHQYDKLIKLYGPDDPRLRSSIVSFNFNDKDSDTMVRRLVGDLEREGIIVAEREVLKKKIVRVSPHFFNSEDDIARFLATLKRLLVLTS, encoded by the coding sequence TTGGATCCAGATTCTATAAAGAGGGATTTCCCAAGGATGAGGGGCATATACCTTAACAACGCATCCAGCGCACCTGTACCATTCATAGCAATAAAGGCTGTAACAGACTTTCTCATCTCCTACGATGAGTATGGTCCAGACTCTAATGCATCAGCATCTATGTTGGATGAGCTCTTGAGCAGAGCTAGGAAGGAGGTTGCAAGGCTGATAAACTGTAGGGAGGATGAGATAATCTTCACACAGAGCACAACCCATGCCATAAACATCGTTGCAAACTCTCTTAAGATAGGCAAGGGTGATGCTATAGTTATAAGGGATGGGGAGCATGAGCATCCTGCAAACCATTATGCATGGTTAAGGTTGAGGGATGGAAGAGGAGTAACGATAAGAACACTCAACCTCAAGGATGAGGATGGGAGTATAGATGTTGAGGAGTTGGAGAAGATCGTTAACTCTGAAGGGATAAGGCTTGTAGCATTGAGCCATGTACTCTTCAACACTGGCCTCATCTTACCAGTGGAGGAGGTTAGCAAGGTGTTAAGGGATAGCGATAGGAGGATACACCTATTCGTTGATGCTGCACAGAGCGTTGGGTGCATGGATGTTGATGTTAAGAGACTAGGCTGCTCATTCATCGCATTCCCATCATCCAAGTGGTTATGTGCACCTCCTGGCTTGGGCATACTTTACTGCAGTAGAGATGCATGGGATGATATTGAACCACTGTATGTTGGAGGAGAGTCAGCATTCATACATGATGGACTATGCTACAGGGAGATGCCTTACAGGATGCAGGCTGGGTTTAGAGGATATGCACTGCTTGCTGGATTGCTTACAGCGTTACAGTACATAAATAGCATAGGGATAGCAAAGATAAGGAACTGGAATATGCACCTTGCGGGGATGATAAGGGAAGAATTACAGAATCATCAATATGATAAACTCATAAAGCTTTATGGGCCAGATGATCCTAGGCTGAGATCAAGCATAGTGTCATTCAACTTCAATGATAAGGATAGCGATACTATGGTTAGGAGACTGGTTGGAGATCTTGAGAGAGAGGGCATAATAGTTGCTGAGAGAGAGGTATTAAAGAAGAAAATAGTCAGGGTCTCTCCTCACTTCTTCAACAGCGAGGATGATATAGCAAGGTTCTTGGCCACATTGAAGAGGCTGCTAGTGCTCACTTCTTAA
- a CDS encoding riboflavin synthase, whose translation MFTGIIKCMGIVEDVRMSEGEGSAMTITVDIKEIAARVGVGDSIAVNGVCLTVVALEGSRARFNLVGETIARTNLGMLKRGDSVNLEPSLRVGDSIDGHFVLGHVDGIGRIVERREERDQVIMSIEVPNSLMRYIAVKGSIAVDGVSLTVTSIKDNRFSVALIPHTLQVTTLGRKREGDTVNIEVDMIARYLANLLEHTNILVDTK comes from the coding sequence ATGTTCACAGGTATAATCAAGTGTATGGGCATAGTAGAGGATGTAAGGATGAGTGAGGGTGAAGGTAGTGCAATGACCATTACAGTAGATATCAAGGAGATCGCTGCTAGAGTTGGTGTAGGGGATAGCATAGCAGTTAATGGTGTATGCTTGACAGTTGTTGCACTAGAAGGTAGTAGAGCAAGGTTCAACCTAGTAGGAGAGACTATTGCAAGAACTAATCTAGGCATGCTTAAGAGAGGAGATAGTGTTAACCTTGAGCCTAGCCTTAGGGTAGGGGATAGCATAGATGGGCATTTTGTTCTAGGGCATGTGGATGGTATAGGCAGGATAGTTGAGAGGAGGGAGGAGAGGGATCAGGTAATTATGAGCATAGAGGTCCCTAATTCTCTGATGAGGTATATAGCAGTGAAGGGTTCCATTGCTGTTGATGGTGTAAGCCTTACAGTTACTAGCATCAAGGACAACAGATTCTCTGTAGCATTGATACCACATACACTACAGGTAACAACCCTAGGTAGAAAGCGTGAGGGCGATACTGTTAATATCGAGGTTGATATGATTGCTAGGTACCTAGCAAACCTCCTAGAGCATACCAATATATTAGTAGATACAAAATAA
- the ribH gene encoding 6,7-dimethyl-8-ribityllumazine synthase, with protein sequence MSSHTFNDDTATNTIRLGVVVAEFNGEITSSMLERACNHAKELNAEIRYICYVPGTFDMPLFVADLLSKDDVDAVVTLGAVIKGETMHDEIVALNASRLIADLALRYGKPVALGISGPGMNYEQAVDRINPVSTRAVSAAVNMVKRLRMLRSKGKGKDNGKGIDSNREDAGGTIVIR encoded by the coding sequence ATGTCTAGCCATACCTTTAATGATGATACTGCTACCAATACAATTAGGCTTGGGGTAGTAGTTGCTGAGTTCAATGGTGAGATAACCTCTAGCATGCTTGAGAGGGCATGCAACCATGCCAAAGAGTTGAATGCAGAGATAAGGTACATATGCTATGTCCCAGGAACGTTCGATATGCCATTGTTTGTAGCAGATCTCTTGAGCAAGGATGATGTGGATGCTGTAGTCACTCTAGGTGCTGTCATCAAGGGTGAGACCATGCATGATGAAATCGTAGCATTAAATGCATCAAGGCTTATAGCAGATCTAGCGCTTAGGTATGGCAAACCAGTTGCATTGGGCATATCTGGTCCTGGGATGAACTATGAGCAGGCAGTTGATAGGATAAATCCAGTATCTACAAGGGCAGTGAGCGCTGCTGTGAACATGGTCAAGAGGCTTAGGATGCTAAGGAGTAAGGGTAAGGGCAAGGATAATGGCAAGGGCATAGACTCTAATAGGGAGGATGCAGGAGGAACGATTGTGATAAGGTAG
- a CDS encoding DUF3303 family protein, whose product MPLYGLFGEHTVESCPLYNEKSRSTVLIISERIDEVAKRHGVRFLGMYHSALEHTFVWVADAEDAHRLQRFAMDLDIASFNALKIVPLGTFNDLVEACKRLESSKPR is encoded by the coding sequence ATGCCGCTCTATGGTCTCTTTGGGGAGCATACAGTTGAGAGCTGTCCATTGTACAATGAGAAGAGCAGGAGTACAGTCCTTATAATAAGCGAGCGTATCGATGAGGTAGCAAAGAGGCACGGTGTAAGGTTCTTAGGCATGTACCACTCTGCATTGGAGCATACATTTGTATGGGTTGCTGATGCTGAGGATGCACATAGGCTTCAGAGGTTTGCAATGGATCTTGATATAGCATCGTTCAATGCTTTGAAGATAGTGCCATTGGGAACCTTCAACGATCTAGTTGAGGCATGCAAGAGGTTGGAGTCTTCGAAGCCAAGATAA
- the ribB gene encoding 3,4-dihydroxy-2-butanone-4-phosphate synthase, giving the protein MKRGLKVGSKIGSRSSLEDAIDALRDGRFVLLHDSKDREDEVDMLIPAQFVTPKSITTMRRDAGGLICLALGHDVASRLGLLYMHDLLNLALDGRLRSMVSTCSPYGDRPAFSITINHKDTYTGITDRDRALTISKMASVAASVLNGEDGVAEFISSFRSPGHVPLLIAAKNLLKERRGHTEMAIYLAEKAGLLPAVAICEMLDSTTYNALPFEKAERYAERHGLCILDASMLIDDDTAEDGVD; this is encoded by the coding sequence ATGAAAAGGGGGTTGAAGGTAGGAAGCAAGATAGGATCTAGATCGAGCCTTGAGGATGCTATAGATGCGTTGAGAGATGGGAGGTTTGTACTACTCCATGATAGTAAGGATAGGGAGGATGAGGTTGATATGCTCATCCCTGCCCAATTCGTTACCCCAAAGAGTATTACTACAATGCGTAGAGATGCAGGGGGGTTGATATGCTTAGCATTGGGTCATGATGTTGCAAGCAGATTGGGCTTGCTCTACATGCATGATCTCCTCAATCTAGCATTGGATGGTAGGTTGAGGAGCATGGTATCAACATGCTCTCCCTATGGAGATAGACCAGCATTCTCAATAACCATAAACCACAAGGATACATACACAGGGATAACAGATAGGGATAGAGCATTAACCATATCGAAGATGGCAAGCGTAGCAGCATCTGTGCTTAATGGAGAGGATGGGGTTGCAGAGTTCATATCCTCGTTCAGATCCCCAGGGCATGTGCCATTGCTCATAGCAGCAAAGAACCTGCTCAAGGAGAGGAGGGGGCATACTGAGATGGCTATATATCTGGCAGAGAAGGCAGGACTTCTTCCAGCAGTTGCTATATGTGAGATGCTCGACTCAACAACATACAATGCACTCCCATTTGAAAAGGCAGAGAGGTATGCTGAGAGGCATGGTCTCTGTATCCTTGATGCATCGATGCTTATTGATGATGATACTGCTGAAGATGGTGTAGATTGA